Genomic DNA from Catellatospora sp. TT07R-123:
CGACCGTCGCCGAACTGGCCGGCGTGACCGTCGACGAGGTCCGCGCGGCGATGACCGCGGCCGAGCACCACCCGCCGTCGGACGCCGACAGCATCCTGCTGGAGCGGATGGCGCAGCTGGCCTGGGCGCTGGACTACAACGCCGGGCGGCTGACCGCCCTGCGCGACGAGGCGGTGCGCGAGTGCCGCGCCGGGGGCGTGCCCTCGCAGATCATCGCCGCGCACGTCGGACTGCCCGACCAGGTGCGCGTGGCCGTGGTCGCCTGACCGGCCACGGCCGCCCCGGCCGCGCTCGGCGGGCCGGTCACAGGTCCTTGGCGAAGCAGACCGACAGCTCCCAGCCGTCGAACGGCGGGTAGTTCGGGATGCGGGCGAACCCGGCGCGCTCGTAGACCGCGATCGCCTCGGGCTGGCGTACACCCGTCTCCAGCTTGAACCGCGCGCACCCGGCCCGCCGCGCCACGGCTTCGGCCTCGCGCATCAGGCGCCCGGCGACGCCGCGCCCGCGCTGGTCGGGGCGCACATACATCCGCTTGAGCTCGGCCTCGGCGCCCAGCAACTGCACCGCGCAGGTCCCGACCGGCTCCCCGGCCGCCAGCACCAGCAGGAACACCGCATCCGTGAGCACCTGCGGGTGGTCGAGCCCGACTTCCTCGGGGTAGCGCAGGTCCATCTCGGCCTTCATCGCCGCCACCAGCGGCGCCACCCGCGGGTCGGTGCCCGAGGTCTCGGCGACGGTCAGCTCGTCCACGGTCAGCTCGTCCACGGTCGGCCAGTTCACGGTCATGGCATGACTCCCAGCAGTTCCAGGTGGTTGTCCAGGGTGCGCACCAGCAGCTCGGGCGGGTAGGTGTGCGGCGTGGTGACGGCGTAGACGGCCAGGCCGTCCAGCAGCGCGACCAGGCCGCGCACCCGCAGGTCGAGGTCGGCCGGGGGCTGCGGGTACGCCGCGCGCAGCAGGCCGGTCAGCCGTCCGATCCACGAGGCGTGCCGCTGGTCGTGCTCGGCCCGCAGCATCGCGCTGCTGTGCGCGGCGATCAGGAAGTATGCCCACACCGTGGTCAGCAGCAGCCGCTCCGCGTCGAGCGGCAGCCCTTCCAGCAGCACCGCCCGCAGCCGCGCACGCGGCCCGGTGCCGGTCGGCAGCGCCTCGATGCGCTCGGTCATGCGCCGGTGCATGATGTCGCGGGCGTGCGCGAGCAGCGCTTCCTTGTCGGCGAAGTAGTGCGCCACCCGGCCGGTGGTGCAGCCGGCCGCCCCGGCGACCGCGCGCAGGGTGAGCCCGTCGAGCCCGCGCTCGCCGACCACCTGCCACACCGCCTGCGAGAGCTCGGCCCGGCGCTGGTCGTGGTCGACCTGGCGGGGCATCGCGCACCTCCGTCGCATCAGCTGTTGCATCACGCTTGTTACGTAACACGCGTTACGCTAACAGTGCCAGCAGCACCTGTCCAGGCGGGCGATAGTGGATGAATGACCAAAATCGGGGTGCTGCTCTACCCGGGATTCACGGCCCTGGACGCGGTCGGGCCGTACGAGGTGCTCTCGCGCCTGCCCGACGCCCGGGTCGTATTCCTCGCCCACCGGGCCGGACCCGTCGTCGCCGACACCGGCGCGCTGACCATGACCGCCGAGGCGGGCCTGGCCGACCTGACCG
This window encodes:
- a CDS encoding GNAT family N-acetyltransferase → MTVNWPTVDELTVDELTVAETSGTDPRVAPLVAAMKAEMDLRYPEEVGLDHPQVLTDAVFLLVLAAGEPVGTCAVQLLGAEAELKRMYVRPDQRGRGVAGRLMREAEAVARRAGCARFKLETGVRQPEAIAVYERAGFARIPNYPPFDGWELSVCFAKDL
- a CDS encoding TetR/AcrR family transcriptional regulator, giving the protein MPRQVDHDQRRAELSQAVWQVVGERGLDGLTLRAVAGAAGCTTGRVAHYFADKEALLAHARDIMHRRMTERIEALPTGTGPRARLRAVLLEGLPLDAERLLLTTVWAYFLIAAHSSAMLRAEHDQRHASWIGRLTGLLRAAYPQPPADLDLRVRGLVALLDGLAVYAVTTPHTYPPELLVRTLDNHLELLGVMP